The sequence below is a genomic window from Ignavibacteriales bacterium.
CGCTGCAAATACGAAACTGGTTCGTGTATACTTTAATACAAACATTAAAGAAATTCTTGATGATAAAGTTATTCTTCAGGTTGATGATTTTGAAAAAGAAATCAGCAATGATCTTGTGTACATTTTTGCCGGAGGTGAATTGCCAACTAAATTTCTTGAAAAGATCGGTATAACAATCGCTAAAAAATTTGGTGATGCAATCCTTAAGCATAACAGGTAGCAGACGTCCAATGTTTAAAAATATTTTGTTAACAAGTTTTATACTCCTGCTATTGAGCAATTTTATTTATGCGCAGATCTCACCGGGCGATTTGACTAAAGCTCATGCTGATCTGGAAGGGATGAGCAATTGTACAAAATGTCATGAACTTGGAGAAAAGGTGTACAACTCAAAGTGTCTTGATTGTCATACAGAAATAAAAGCACTGATAAATGCAGGAAGAGGATATCATTCAGGCAGTGAGGTTAAAGGGAAAGAATGTTATTCCTGTCACAGCGAACATCACGGCAGGAATTTTAGAATAATAAATTTTAATCCCGACAATTTTAATCACTCAAAAACAGGATTTAATCTTGAAGGAGTTCACCAGAAAAAAGAATGCAAGGATTGTCATCAGTCAAAATTTATCAGTGATTCTAAGTTGAAAAAAAGATCATCAACTTACCTGGGACTTGATACAAAATGTGCAAGTTGTCATGAAGATGTACATCAAACCACACTTGGTAACAATTGCGGTTCATGTCACAATAATAATTCGTTTAAGCCTGTTACGTCGTTTGATCATAACAAAGCCGCATTCAAATTATCCGGTTCACATGAAAAAGTTGAATGCAGCAAGTGTCATCTTTCTGAAAAAAGGAACGGAAAAGATTTTGTAAAATTTAAAGGAACTTCCTTTGCAACGTGCGCATCTTGTCATAAAGATCCTCACCAGGGAAAATTTGGTTCTAACTGTCAGAGTTGTCATTCGACAGTTTCTTTTCAACAGATAAATACTGGTTCTTTCGATCATAATAAAACTTCATTTCCATTAGCTGGAAGGCATACACGTGTCAAATGTGATAATTGTCATAAAGAAGGTTTAACAAAAAAAATAAAGCATGAAAATTGTTTTGATTGTCATGAAGATTATCATAAAGGTGCATTTGTTTTAAATGATAAAACGAAAGACTGCAAGGAATGTCATACAGAAACAGGATTTTCACCATCTTTATTTGGATATGATAATCATCAAAAGGCAGCCTTTGCTTTGACCGGTATGCATATGGCAGTGCCCTGTATAAATTGTCACAGGAAAGATGAAGAACCCTGGAAGTTCAGACAAATTGGTTTAAAGTGTATAGATTGTCATCAAAATATACATCGGACTGAGCTGGCAGCAGAATATTTATCAAATAATGATTGCTCTTCCTGTCACTCAGTTGACGCTTGGCATACTATAAAGTTTGATCATAACAAAACAGATTTTAAATTACTGGGGAAACATTCAGAAGCTACTTGCGCTGATTGCCATAATAAAAAGGGTGAGACAAAAACAGTGACAATTTTTTCTTCGATAAAGTCCAACTGCGAATTCTGTCATACCGATATTCATTTCGGTCAATTTAAAGTCGGCGAAACTTCCGACTGTTCAAACTGCCACACTTTTGATAACTGGAAACCTGAAAAATTTGATCATGAAAAAACAAGATTCTCCCTAAAAGGTGCTCATGAAAAATTAAAATGTATTCAATGTCATAAAGTTGAATCATATGAAACCAGTCTGTTTGTAAAATTTAAAATGGAAGATTTTAAATGCGCATCCTGTCATTCCTGATAATACTCGTTTTGGCTGAAGCCATTGTATTTGCACAATCGCCGCACGGAGATGGTCTGGATATCGATTGCTCTGATTGCCATGAATCGACCTCGTGGAAAATCGTTCCCGAAAAGTTATCCTTTGATCATAGCACAACCGGATTTGAACTTGTGGGGCAGCACAAATCAAATGATTGCAGATCGTGTCACTCAACTTTGGTATTCAGTGAGGCGAAGCCGGATTGTTTCTCCTGTCACAAAGATATTCACCAGGGAACAACAGGTTTTGATTGCGCCAGATGTCACACACCGCAATCGTGGATTGTTAAAGATATTAATTTTCTTCACCAGGCAAGCAGATTCCCGCTGGTAGGATCTCATCAAACTGCGGATTGTAATTCGTGTCACACAGAATATCATTCTCTGAATTTCAGACCTTTAGGAATAACCTGTTTTGATTGTCATTTTTCTGACTACAATTCCGCAACCGCTCCAAATCACCTCGCTGCCGGATTCGCAACTACGTGTGAAGATTGTCACAGTATTACAGCTACAGAATGGAGCCAGACTGATTTTGCACATGACTTTTTTCCGCTGGTTCAGGGACATGCAATTGCTGACTGTTTCTCATGTCATACAGCAGGAAGTAATTTCCAGGGATTGAATCAGGATTGTTATTCATGTCATCGCTCCGATTATGAGGGAGTTCAGGATCCGAATCATATATCCGCAAACTTTCCAACTACCTGCACCAATTGTCACACTATTGCGGGATGGTCGCCAACTTCATTTGATCATAATCAAACTCAGTTTGCACTTACAGGTGCGCATGTAAATGTAAATTGCAGCAGTTGTCATTCATCAGGTTTTTCTAATACACCTACTGACTGTTATAGCTGTCATCAGACTGATTATACATCCGCGGCAAACCCCAATCATATTGCTGCTAATTTTCCAACCACTTGTGTTTCATGTCATTCTACTTCGGCGTGGATACCTGCAACATTCGAACATGATGCACAGTACTTCCCGATATATTCAGGCGAACACAGAAATGAGTGGAATAATTGTTCTGATTGTCATACTAATCCAAATAATTTTGCAGAGTTTTCATGTATAACATGTCATGAGCACAATCAGAATGAAATGGATGACAAACATAGTAGTGTAGCAGGATATGTATATCAGAGTGAGGCTTGTTTAAGCTGCCACCCCGATGGAAGCAAGGCTAATGCATTCAATCACCAGTTATCAAATTTCCCTTTAACAGGTTCGCATCTTGCAGTTAATTGCAGTGACTGTCACACAAGCGGTTATACCGGAACGTCAACTATCTGTGTCGATTGCCATCAAAGCGACTTTAATTCTACAGCAAATCCAAATCATACTTCACTTAGTATTTCAACTGATTGCGTTAGCTGTCACACAACAGACCCTGACTGGCAACCGGCTACGTTTGCATTACATAACAATTATTATCAATTAATCGGTGCGCATAACACTATAGCAAATCAATGTGCATCATGTCATAACGGTAATTATACAACTACACCTAATACCTGTTATGAATGTCATACTACAGATTATAATAATACAACTAATCCTCCGCATGCTTCCACAGGTTTTTCTACAGATTGTATGACTTGTCACAGTCAGAATGCATGGCAGCCGGCAACATTTGATCACGATGCACAATACTTTCCGATCTATTCAGGTGAGCACCGGAACGAATGGAATAGTTGTTCGGATTGTCATACTGTTCCTTCAAACTATGCTGTGTTCAGTTGTATCGATTGTCACGAACATAATCAGAATGATATGGATGATGAGCACCAGGGTGTTAGCGGTTATGTTTATGCTAGCGCTCAATGTTTAGCTTGTCACCCTGACGGAAGTGCTGAAGGAGCGTTCAATCATTTGCAATCAAATTTCCCCTTGACCGGTTCACATATTTCTGTTAATTGTGAATCCTGTCATAGCTCAGGATACACAGGCACATCAACCATTTGTGTTGATTGTCATCAGACGAATTATTCAGCTTCGACAAATCCAAATCACCAGCAGTTAGGAATTTCAACTGACTGTGCTTCATGCCACAGCACTAATCCGGATTGGCAGCCTGCAAGTTTTGCTCAGCACAATCAGTACTTTGAATTAACCGGAAGACATTCTGAAATTGCGAATGATTGTTCAACTTGTCATAATGGAAATTATACAACAACTCCTGATCAGTGTTTTGGATGTCACCAGCAGCAATTCAATATTGAACATCAAAATGCGGGATTACCAACACTATGTGAACAATGCCATACCACAACAGCATGGATTCCTTCTACATTTAATCATGCGCTAACGGGTTTTGAATTGACCGGAACTCATAATCAATTGCAATGTTCAGGATGTCACGAAGGAACGACTACCGGATTAAATTCTGCATGTATTTCATGTCATCAATCGAACTATAATTCAGCACCGAACCACTTAAGTCAAAACTATCCGACAAATTGTGAATTGTGTCACAACTCAGTAGCATGGAACCAGACGAGTTTTAATCATCAGCAGACGAATTTTCCTCTGACGGGTGCACACACAAGCACTAACTGTATTGATTGTCATGAATCCGGTTATACAGGAACATCAACGATTTGCAATGATTGCCATAATGCAAACTATGTTCAGGCGACAAATCCAAGCCATACAGCTTTATCACTTTCAACTGAGTGCCAGACCTGTCACACTACAAATCCTGATTGGCAGCCTGCAACATTTTCTGTTCATAATAATTATTATCAACTTGTTGGCGCGCATGCATTGA
It includes:
- a CDS encoding cytochrome C; the protein is MFKNILLTSFILLLLSNFIYAQISPGDLTKAHADLEGMSNCTKCHELGEKVYNSKCLDCHTEIKALINAGRGYHSGSEVKGKECYSCHSEHHGRNFRIINFNPDNFNHSKTGFNLEGVHQKKECKDCHQSKFISDSKLKKRSSTYLGLDTKCASCHEDVHQTTLGNNCGSCHNNNSFKPVTSFDHNKAAFKLSGSHEKVECSKCHLSEKRNGKDFVKFKGTSFATCASCHKDPHQGKFGSNCQSCHSTVSFQQINTGSFDHNKTSFPLAGRHTRVKCDNCHKEGLTKKIKHENCFDCHEDYHKGAFVLNDKTKDCKECHTETGFSPSLFGYDNHQKAAFALTGMHMAVPCINCHRKDEEPWKFRQIGLKCIDCHQNIHRTELAAEYLSNNDCSSCHSVDAWHTIKFDHNKTDFKLLGKHSEATCADCHNKKGETKTVTIFSSIKSNCEFCHTDIHFGQFKVGETSDCSNCHTFDNWKPEKFDHEKTRFSLKGAHEKLKCIQCHKVESYETSLFVKFKMEDFKCASCHS